A genomic window from Pyxicephalus adspersus chromosome 2, UCB_Pads_2.0, whole genome shotgun sequence includes:
- the POP7 gene encoding ribonuclease P protein subunit p20: MAEQMSHTERVPHRRRPAPRPPRSANDIYVNTKTDFRAQLARCRRLLVAEGQKELRVHGLGLAIGRAINLALQLQLSAPDALLISASTSTVELTDDLEPEGGEDAEPGTRNRNNSAIHIRVYRAQEE; this comes from the coding sequence ATGGCAGAGCAGATGTCTCACACTGAGCGCGTTCCTCACCGTCGCCGCCCAGCCCCCCGGCCACCTCGCAGTGCCAATGACATTTATGTGAACACAAAGACTGACTTCCGGGCCCAGCTTGCTCGATGTCGCCGACTCCTTGTTGCTGAGGGACAGAAGGAGCTGAGGGTTCATGGACTTGGCCTCGCCATTGGTCGGGCCATTAACCTAGCACTGCAGCTTCAGCTCTCTGCACCCGACGCCCTTCTAATCTCCGCCAGTACATCCACGGTGGAGCTAACCGATGATTTGGAGCCTGAGGGTGGAGAGGACGCCGAGCCAGGGACCCGGAACCGGAACAACTCAGCCATCCACATCCGTGTGTACAGAGCACAGGAGGAGTGA